A single Vulcanisaeta distributa DSM 14429 DNA region contains:
- a CDS encoding suppressor Mra1 family protein, with the protein MDKVILLLTEASLETIPKELLSDPVIIRDAKRRGVNPRYLILDRARHHRAMTRLPNAEKRGRPDILHQALLLIQGSLLARNNLVKTYVHTVNDLVIDVDPEIRPPRNYDNFIGLMSQLFEVGRVPPVGKPLMRFVNGINYVLNTESPDRKILLDDVKGKEVSLKSFIDYVKNFKRPLIMIGAFPRGSFEERTYGLADDVLKIGKYIMDTSSILCRLLTALEIELGLIS; encoded by the coding sequence GTGGATAAGGTAATACTATTACTCACTGAAGCTTCACTCGAGACAATACCTAAGGAGTTACTAAGTGACCCAGTAATAATTAGGGATGCAAAGAGAAGAGGGGTGAACCCAAGGTACTTAATCCTCGATAGGGCTAGGCATCATAGAGCCATGACCAGATTACCTAATGCAGAAAAACGAGGAAGACCCGACATACTTCACCAAGCACTCCTTCTAATTCAGGGCAGTTTACTTGCGCGAAATAATTTAGTCAAGACGTACGTACATACAGTGAATGATTTAGTAATTGATGTCGATCCTGAGATACGCCCACCACGTAATTACGATAATTTCATTGGGTTAATGAGCCAATTGTTTGAGGTTGGTAGAGTGCCGCCTGTTGGTAAGCCATTAATGAGGTTTGTGAATGGAATTAACTACGTATTAAACACCGAATCACCTGACCGTAAAATACTTCTTGATGACGTAAAAGGAAAGGAAGTGTCTCTAAAATCATTCATTGATTATGTCAAGAATTTTAAGAGACCTTTAATAATGATTGGCGCATTTCCCAGGGGCTCATTTGAAGAGCGTACTTATGGGCTTGCTGATGATGTTCTGAAGATCGGTAAATATATTATGGATACATCATCAATACTATGCAGATTGCTAACCGCACTTGAGATTGAACTAGGACTTATCTCCTAG
- a CDS encoding 30S ribosomal protein S13 — protein MSQEVRQIVRIGDTDLDGFKPVAYALTKIRGIGISTAYAICRYLGINPSIRLGQLDDETVRKLDWAVRNLHQFAPGWFVNRPKDPETGRNIHLLGADLVLAAKKDIDLMKKLRSWKGIRHNLGLKVRGQRTRTTGRLGLTVGVTKGKAAPGGGGGGGSSK, from the coding sequence ATGTCCCAGGAGGTTAGACAGATAGTGAGGATTGGTGACACTGACCTAGATGGATTTAAGCCCGTAGCATATGCCTTAACTAAAATTAGGGGTATTGGTATATCAACGGCATATGCAATATGTAGGTACTTGGGAATAAACCCATCAATCAGGCTGGGTCAACTTGATGATGAGACTGTTAGGAAGCTTGATTGGGCTGTTAGGAACCTACACCAGTTCGCACCTGGTTGGTTTGTGAATAGACCTAAGGACCCAGAGACAGGGCGAAATATTCACCTACTAGGTGCGGATTTAGTGTTAGCGGCTAAGAAGGATATTGACTTAATGAAGAAGTTAAGGAGTTGGAAGGGCATTAGGCATAACCTTGGGCTTAAGGTTAGGGGCCAGAGGACAAGGACAACAGGTAGATTAGGCTTAACAGTGGGCGTAACGAAGGGTAAGGCGGCGCCGGGAGGTGGAGGAGGCGGAGGCAGTAGTAAATAA
- a CDS encoding DNA polymerase sliding clamp, which produces MVESEEPEKEEREESEEEEETTEGEEAVEETTEETEEVSEEGAEEGGAGGVVETEEYYRIMFPKGKEFRYVFTALANLLQESNLIIDSEGIKMKSIDPSKVSLVILNIPGSGLEEYTVTKELKVGISFDLVKKILKRVKAREKVELGVDTAKNRFFITIYTKKGREGGFYRRFGLPIINIAEEEVPEPKLEYPVRIRMDMGVFVDVLSAANEVSDSVRFIAKEDSFSILAEGEGGKAIETTYTSSDEVFYEYSVQGSHDSTYSVELLLDFIKPMKQISETVTIEFDNNKPLKLTMDFAIGSIQFYLAPRVA; this is translated from the coding sequence ATGGTTGAGAGTGAGGAGCCTGAGAAGGAGGAACGTGAAGAAAGTGAGGAAGAAGAGGAGACCACTGAAGGCGAGGAAGCCGTGGAAGAGACAACGGAGGAAACAGAAGAGGTCAGTGAAGAAGGCGCCGAGGAGGGTGGTGCAGGCGGCGTTGTTGAGACCGAGGAGTACTACAGGATAATGTTCCCTAAGGGTAAGGAGTTTAGGTACGTATTTACGGCCCTAGCCAATCTACTTCAGGAGTCGAACCTTATCATTGATTCTGAGGGTATTAAGATGAAGTCGATAGATCCGAGCAAGGTTTCTCTAGTGATATTGAACATACCTGGCTCAGGACTTGAGGAGTACACAGTGACGAAGGAGTTGAAAGTTGGGATAAGCTTCGACCTTGTTAAGAAGATTTTGAAGAGGGTCAAGGCTAGAGAGAAGGTTGAGCTTGGTGTTGATACGGCTAAGAATAGGTTCTTCATAACTATATACACGAAGAAGGGTAGGGAGGGTGGTTTCTATAGGAGGTTTGGACTTCCCATAATTAACATTGCTGAAGAGGAGGTCCCTGAGCCAAAGCTTGAGTACCCTGTTAGGATTAGGATGGATATGGGGGTTTTTGTTGACGTATTAAGCGCAGCCAATGAGGTTTCCGATTCCGTGAGGTTTATAGCTAAGGAGGACTCCTTCTCTATATTGGCTGAGGGTGAGGGTGGTAAGGCAATTGAGACAACTTACACAAGTAGTGATGAGGTCTTTTATGAATACTCAGTGCAGGGTTCCCATGACTCAACGTACTCCGTTGAATTATTACTTGACTTTATTAAACCCATGAAACAGATTAGTGAGACTGTGACGATAGAATTTGATAATAATAAGCCATTAAAGTTAACGATGGACTTTGCGATTGGTTCCATTCAATTCTACCTGGCACCAAGGGTTGCCTAA
- a CDS encoding orotidine 5'-phosphate decarboxylase / HUMPS family protein, with product MKLQVALDLTEPSVAVDIARRLCSAGAVDIVEAGTPLIKAAGIFIVSALKVACPNVEIMADLKTMDVGALEARLAINAGANIISVLGAAANETISEFINEARRLGGKPLIDMISVKDPAARIKELLSAGLRPDYVGLHLGIDVQRSRGLTVEDLISEAVNIKNNYGLAVAIAGGINEEVAPKIRGTNIDVVVVGRAITQSTDPVAAAKNIRRLLGID from the coding sequence TTGAAACTACAGGTCGCGTTAGACTTAACGGAGCCTAGCGTGGCTGTTGACATAGCGCGCAGACTATGCAGTGCAGGGGCTGTTGATATTGTTGAGGCAGGTACTCCGTTAATTAAGGCAGCTGGTATATTCATAGTTAGTGCATTGAAGGTTGCCTGTCCAAACGTGGAGATAATGGCTGATCTTAAGACCATGGATGTTGGCGCCCTTGAGGCCAGGTTAGCCATTAATGCAGGTGCCAATATAATCAGTGTCCTTGGGGCTGCGGCTAATGAGACAATTAGTGAGTTCATAAATGAGGCAAGAAGACTTGGTGGTAAGCCATTAATTGACATGATAAGTGTTAAAGATCCGGCGGCTAGGATTAAGGAATTGCTAAGTGCGGGACTAAGGCCTGACTATGTTGGTTTGCACCTCGGAATTGATGTCCAAAGAAGTAGGGGTTTAACAGTTGAGGACTTGATAAGCGAGGCCGTGAATATTAAGAATAATTATGGTTTAGCGGTTGCTATAGCTGGTGGTATTAATGAGGAGGTGGCGCCTAAGATCAGGGGTACGAACATAGACGTGGTGGTTGTGGGTAGGGCAATAACTCAATCCACAGACCCTGTGGCTGCTGCTAAAAATATTAGGAGGCTACTTGGTATTGACTAA
- a CDS encoding GNAT family N-acetyltransferase, protein MSIVKPLIRLGFRELKGNDMSMVIDLYNSLSNESIYYRFRGFFKDFERYVKSVFSDPRNIVYGAFIGNELVGVLEAVYLSDGCYEMAIVVRDDYQGKGIGTRLVAYAINDLKRRGAKTLVAYSTPDNHRILAISRKFHGIIKCMYDECTTIFNLQSINVDQFLN, encoded by the coding sequence ATGAGCATCGTGAAGCCATTGATTAGGCTTGGATTTAGGGAGTTAAAGGGTAATGATATGAGTATGGTCATTGATTTATATAATTCATTAAGTAATGAAAGTATTTATTATAGGTTCAGGGGCTTCTTTAAGGACTTTGAGAGATACGTTAAATCCGTCTTTTCTGATCCACGTAATATCGTTTACGGCGCTTTTATAGGCAATGAATTAGTCGGTGTTTTAGAGGCTGTTTATCTAAGTGATGGCTGTTATGAGATGGCTATCGTTGTTAGGGATGATTATCAGGGGAAGGGTATTGGTACTAGGCTCGTTGCATACGCAATAAATGATTTAAAGAGAAGGGGTGCCAAGACCTTGGTAGCATATTCAACCCCCGATAACCACAGAATACTAGCTATATCTAGGAAGTTCCATGGAATCATAAAGTGTATGTACGATGAATGTACCACAATCTTTAACCTGCAGAGTATAAATGTTGATCAATTCTTAAATTAA
- the glmS gene encoding glutamine--fructose-6-phosphate transaminase (isomerizing) — protein sequence MCGIIGITSLPNNLREPIGKVVRRCLERLEYRGYDSVGIAVIKGNYIEVRKGKGKIAEVSARLNFDEVNGTTAIGHTRWATHGKPSDENAHPHTDCTGNVAVVHNGIISNFLELKEELIRKGHVFKSETDTEVVAHLIEEYLKLGYKPFDAFKAALSRLRGAYAFVVAIAQEPNRLYFARNTSPLVIGIGNGANFVASDIPAFLEFTNMVIVLRDGEYGYIEPGKVYIERDGVPVNVEERIRLISWTPEMASKEGYPHFMLKEIHEQPFAINSTLAGINEKEFDNVVNLLLNSRKILIIGAGTSYHAGLVGDYLFTTMLGLDTHALISSEYKKYVNAVNEGDTVIAISQSGETIDTLVAVRAFKERGAKVVAISNVIDSAIPRESNYVLYTRAGPEIGVAATKTFTTQLVVLTVLALRAGIAMGRLSQDEYRNLMDSLNKVPGLLQNVITKTEGKVKALSEYMKSRNNAYYLGRGIGVPLSMEGALKLKEIAYIHAEAYPAGESKHGPIALVEEGYPVVFSILDDDNVDALLGNVMEMKARDAYTIGFVPEKYVGKFRELLSVTFELPNIDYRIAPIIYIVPMQLLAYYTAVARGYDPDKPRNLAKTVTVE from the coding sequence ATGTGTGGCATTATCGGTATTACGTCGTTGCCGAATAACCTTAGGGAGCCCATTGGTAAGGTAGTTAGGAGGTGCCTCGAAAGACTTGAGTACAGGGGTTATGACTCTGTCGGTATTGCGGTTATCAAGGGTAATTACATAGAGGTTAGGAAGGGTAAGGGTAAGATTGCCGAGGTTAGTGCGAGACTAAACTTTGACGAGGTAAACGGTACAACAGCCATTGGGCATACCAGGTGGGCTACCCATGGAAAGCCAAGTGATGAGAATGCACACCCACATACGGATTGTACGGGTAATGTTGCTGTTGTACATAATGGCATAATATCGAACTTCCTAGAGCTTAAGGAGGAACTCATTAGGAAGGGTCACGTATTTAAGAGCGAGACTGATACCGAGGTCGTTGCCCATTTAATCGAGGAGTATTTAAAACTTGGTTATAAACCATTTGATGCCTTTAAGGCGGCACTATCAAGACTGAGGGGCGCCTATGCATTTGTTGTTGCAATAGCTCAGGAACCAAATAGACTCTACTTTGCCAGGAATACCTCGCCATTGGTCATCGGCATCGGCAATGGCGCTAATTTCGTTGCCAGTGATATACCGGCCTTCCTCGAATTTACAAACATGGTGATAGTACTTAGGGATGGCGAGTATGGGTATATTGAACCTGGTAAGGTCTATATTGAGAGGGATGGTGTTCCCGTGAATGTTGAGGAGAGGATTAGGCTCATTAGTTGGACGCCTGAGATGGCGAGTAAGGAGGGGTATCCACATTTCATGCTTAAGGAGATCCATGAGCAGCCATTCGCCATAAATTCAACATTGGCAGGAATTAATGAAAAGGAATTCGATAATGTAGTTAATCTCCTTTTAAATTCAAGAAAGATATTAATAATTGGTGCCGGTACATCATACCACGCAGGCCTCGTTGGTGATTATCTATTCACAACAATGCTTGGTCTTGATACACATGCGCTCATATCCTCTGAATATAAGAAGTATGTTAATGCGGTTAACGAGGGCGATACCGTAATAGCCATAAGCCAGTCAGGCGAGACCATAGATACGCTGGTTGCCGTGAGGGCATTTAAGGAAAGGGGCGCTAAGGTGGTCGCCATTTCAAACGTAATTGACAGTGCAATACCCAGGGAGTCAAATTACGTACTTTATACGAGGGCAGGCCCTGAAATCGGCGTTGCAGCCACGAAGACCTTCACTACCCAATTGGTTGTTCTTACGGTACTCGCCCTAAGGGCTGGCATTGCAATGGGCAGGTTGAGTCAAGATGAATATAGAAACCTCATGGATTCTCTTAATAAGGTACCAGGGCTTCTTCAAAACGTTATAACAAAAACTGAGGGTAAGGTGAAGGCGTTAAGTGAGTATATGAAGAGTAGAAATAATGCGTATTACCTGGGTAGAGGCATTGGCGTCCCGTTGAGTATGGAGGGCGCCCTGAAGCTGAAGGAAATAGCGTACATACATGCCGAGGCATACCCAGCCGGTGAGAGTAAGCATGGACCAATAGCACTTGTTGAGGAGGGTTACCCCGTCGTATTCTCGATACTTGATGATGACAATGTAGATGCGCTGCTCGGTAACGTCATGGAAATGAAGGCTAGGGATGCGTACACCATAGGTTTTGTTCCCGAGAAGTACGTTGGTAAGTTTAGGGAATTACTGAGCGTAACGTTTGAGTTACCAAACATTGACTATAGGATCGCTCCAATAATATACATAGTACCAATGCAACTCCTCGCCTATTACACAGCCGTTGCGCGCGGCTACGATCCTGATAAACCAAGGAATTTGGCTAAGACGGTAACCGTGGAGTGA
- a CDS encoding sugar phosphate nucleotidyltransferase has translation MAHYREVLGVILGGGRGTNMEPLTPYLDKPLIKLLGKPLIYYPTNNLVYLGLRTIYIISRDPAKVGNEVGRYFSNVSIENVGQRGDDIDSALKMIYEIAGRGTTIISFGDVILPREAYELALNSHVNSGKPVTVLMTPLSDLQGYFEVQVDDVVVINKVNEHKSGYAWTGILIAEREFLVSLHDFNGNINSTLMRFKGNVNVALWSGWFVDVSYPWDLLSAIKYLMSDLREARISKDADISSKAVIEGPVIVDEGARIDHGAIIRGPVYIGRNAYVGNNALIRNNTSLEEESVIGADAEITESLIGYRATVGRGSFIGSSVIGDESTIEPGVVTLNVLPSGVEVSHLSPVIVKGKQIAKLGAIVGPKARVGANSVIYPGSIIEHNRYIPPLSVLK, from the coding sequence ATGGCACATTATAGGGAGGTTCTTGGGGTAATACTTGGTGGCGGTAGGGGCACCAACATGGAACCATTAACGCCCTATCTCGATAAGCCACTCATTAAGTTACTGGGTAAGCCATTGATTTATTATCCAACGAATAACCTGGTCTATCTAGGGTTAAGGACGATTTACATAATCTCCAGGGACCCGGCTAAGGTAGGTAATGAGGTTGGTCGATACTTTAGCAATGTTTCGATAGAAAACGTTGGGCAGAGGGGTGATGATATTGACAGTGCATTAAAGATGATATATGAAATCGCCGGTAGGGGTACAACAATAATATCCTTTGGTGATGTTATACTGCCCCGAGAGGCTTATGAACTTGCGCTAAATAGCCACGTGAATTCAGGTAAGCCGGTTACCGTATTGATGACTCCACTGTCAGATTTACAGGGTTACTTCGAGGTTCAGGTGGATGATGTCGTGGTAATTAATAAGGTTAATGAGCATAAATCGGGTTATGCGTGGACTGGCATACTAATCGCTGAGAGGGAGTTCCTGGTCTCTCTTCATGACTTTAATGGGAATATTAATAGCACCTTAATGAGGTTTAAGGGCAATGTTAACGTAGCTCTTTGGAGTGGGTGGTTCGTTGATGTCAGCTATCCCTGGGACTTATTAAGCGCCATAAAGTATCTAATGAGTGATTTAAGGGAGGCTAGGATTAGTAAGGATGCCGATATCTCGTCGAAGGCGGTCATAGAGGGACCCGTAATAGTTGATGAGGGCGCCAGGATAGACCACGGCGCAATAATTAGGGGGCCTGTGTATATCGGTAGGAATGCGTACGTCGGTAATAATGCATTAATTAGGAACAATACATCGCTTGAGGAGGAGTCGGTGATAGGCGCTGATGCTGAAATAACGGAGTCTCTCATTGGGTATAGGGCTACCGTGGGTAGGGGTTCATTCATAGGTAGTTCAGTAATTGGTGATGAAAGCACCATAGAACCTGGCGTTGTAACACTAAATGTATTACCGAGTGGGGTCGAGGTATCACACCTATCACCTGTCATTGTTAAGGGTAAGCAAATAGCTAAGTTGGGCGCCATTGTGGGGCCTAAGGCTAGGGTTGGGGCTAATTCCGTGATCTATCCAGGATCAATAATAGAACATAATAGGTATATACCACCGCTATCGGTATTGAAGTAA
- a CDS encoding TiaS agmantine-binding domain-containing protein has protein sequence MPYLMIGIDDTDWEGGGCTTYVMYSFVKYLIKDGSINNVVGLPRLTRLNPYVPFKTRGNASLSIIIHVASEDEVANYVELMESLIDQMVKRVGKTSPGIAYMVINDLSNINERLLWFYRKSVRDMVTLDLARKVADKVNAKLVGGRGVIGALASLGFIPIDATFEFIAYRLEDEERPIIKPSDVKPWDDVTSHFTFLNIYDNQVLIEPHGPDPVLFGVRGDSPYHVLAMGNYLANKYNAIGWIIYITNQGTNDHRSRMSEFIPYRNVDLVGAITNVVFNDKGHAFIAFDNDRRAIAYRHLGISRELDGCVGCVVQAWGGVKLNGDFSLYIEGVRVLHDRYVEVRNPRCPVCGGPMESVGRSGILRCKRCGFQDRLPRVLVPRNRWFSVNPRASEYRHLMKPSERVGLEGLALYMPKPFLWVY, from the coding sequence ATGCCTTACTTAATGATTGGTATTGATGATACTGATTGGGAGGGTGGTGGGTGCACGACCTATGTCATGTATTCATTCGTAAAATACCTAATTAAGGATGGTTCGATTAATAATGTTGTTGGACTACCACGTTTAACGAGGCTGAATCCTTATGTACCATTTAAGACAAGAGGTAATGCATCCCTATCAATAATCATACATGTTGCGTCTGAGGATGAGGTCGCGAATTATGTTGAGTTGATGGAATCATTAATAGACCAAATGGTTAAGAGAGTTGGTAAGACAAGCCCTGGAATTGCGTATATGGTAATAAATGACTTATCGAATATCAACGAGAGGTTACTTTGGTTTTATAGGAAAAGTGTTAGGGATATGGTTACGCTAGACCTCGCACGTAAGGTTGCTGATAAGGTTAATGCCAAGCTCGTGGGTGGCAGAGGTGTCATAGGGGCATTAGCGTCTTTAGGATTTATTCCAATTGATGCTACATTCGAGTTCATTGCATACAGGCTTGAGGATGAGGAAAGACCTATCATTAAACCCAGTGATGTAAAGCCCTGGGATGATGTAACAAGCCACTTCACGTTTTTGAATATATACGATAACCAGGTACTCATTGAGCCCCACGGGCCTGACCCCGTGCTCTTTGGCGTTAGGGGTGATTCACCATATCATGTGCTTGCCATGGGCAATTACCTAGCCAATAAGTATAATGCCATTGGTTGGATCATTTACATAACGAACCAGGGAACTAACGATCATAGATCACGCATGAGCGAATTCATACCATATAGGAATGTCGATCTCGTGGGTGCTATCACGAATGTAGTATTCAATGATAAGGGGCATGCATTCATTGCCTTTGATAATGACAGAAGGGCAATAGCATACAGGCACCTGGGGATTTCCAGGGAATTAGATGGTTGCGTTGGTTGCGTTGTTCAGGCGTGGGGTGGTGTTAAGTTAAATGGTGATTTCAGCCTTTACATAGAAGGTGTGAGGGTTCTTCATGATAGATATGTTGAGGTGAGGAATCCGAGGTGCCCTGTGTGTGGTGGACCCATGGAGTCAGTGGGTAGGTCGGGCATATTAAGGTGTAAGCGGTGTGGTTTTCAGGATAGGTTACCCAGGGTGTTAGTGCCGAGAAATAGGTGGTTCTCAGTAAATCCCAGGGCTAGTGAGTATAGGCATTTAATGAAGCCTAGCGAGAGGGTTGGTCTTGAGGGTCTTGCACTCTATATGCCTAAACCATTTCTATGGGTTTATTGA
- the cca gene encoding CCA tRNA nucleotidyltransferase, whose product MNIEGVLSEAVRIVTPSPEERDRVINTANEVVRLLINGLSKRGYRDFDVTIQGSVAKDTWLPGDRDIDIFIILPKDYINRIKDGSITNDLINIAIENNINWNIKYAQHPYIQLLMNDFEIDVVPCIRINPGEKPLTAADRTPLHTEFINSRLGQRTTDVRLLKAFFKSVGIYGAEIKVQGFSGYVSELLIIYYGSFLNTIKAISNWSLKHVFIDMTGTYNEKDAIRRFKSPVIIIDPVDPSRNAAASISREVLATAIAASREFLRNPRIDFFMKAHRVTRPAWVLPTVIMRVPYPGNTSPDIVWGEIKKLMSSLNKNLRKLEFQVIRSMAWSDDKSTILLMISLSELELPPYELHEGPPVNSNAAEEFIRKYVNDPGVIGPFIRGSRWFVVRKRRFSDVIDAIKHLVSAMSLKHLRSSLNDAQYIKIKSINDLNNFEQTERVVIEEFLRSRPWWLD is encoded by the coding sequence GTGAATATTGAGGGGGTTTTATCGGAAGCCGTTAGGATTGTTACGCCAAGCCCTGAGGAAAGGGATAGGGTTATTAATACGGCAAATGAGGTCGTTAGGTTATTAATAAACGGCTTATCAAAGCGTGGTTATAGGGATTTTGATGTAACGATACAGGGCTCTGTGGCTAAGGATACGTGGTTGCCTGGTGATAGGGACATTGATATTTTCATTATCCTGCCTAAGGATTACATTAACAGGATTAAGGATGGTAGTATAACTAATGATTTAATTAATATAGCGATTGAAAACAACATTAATTGGAATATTAAGTATGCCCAGCATCCATACATTCAGCTGTTAATGAATGACTTCGAAATCGACGTAGTTCCATGCATTCGTATAAACCCCGGAGAGAAGCCGCTAACCGCGGCTGATAGGACGCCATTACATACTGAGTTCATAAATAGTAGGCTTGGTCAGAGGACCACCGATGTTAGATTGTTGAAGGCATTCTTTAAGTCGGTGGGAATTTATGGTGCAGAGATTAAGGTTCAGGGATTTAGCGGTTATGTGAGTGAGTTATTAATAATATACTATGGTTCTTTCCTCAACACGATTAAAGCCATTAGTAATTGGTCGTTAAAACACGTGTTCATAGACATGACGGGTACATATAACGAAAAGGACGCTATAAGGAGGTTTAAATCACCCGTTATAATAATAGATCCTGTTGATCCAAGCCGAAACGCCGCGGCATCAATAAGTAGGGAGGTATTAGCTACAGCTATAGCGGCGTCAAGGGAATTCCTTAGGAACCCACGAATAGACTTCTTCATGAAGGCCCACAGGGTAACGAGACCTGCCTGGGTATTACCAACAGTAATTATGAGGGTGCCCTACCCAGGGAATACATCGCCAGACATTGTATGGGGTGAGATTAAGAAATTAATGTCATCATTAAATAAAAATCTTAGAAAGCTTGAGTTCCAGGTAATTCGATCAATGGCTTGGAGTGATGATAAATCAACGATCCTATTAATGATATCCTTAAGCGAACTTGAGCTTCCTCCGTACGAATTGCATGAAGGTCCTCCCGTTAATTCAAACGCCGCTGAGGAGTTCATTAGGAAGTATGTTAATGATCCAGGCGTTATTGGTCCATTTATAAGGGGTTCACGATGGTTTGTGGTTAGGAAAAGGAGGTTTTCTGATGTTATCGATGCAATTAAGCACTTAGTATCTGCCATGTCGTTGAAGCATTTAAGGAGTTCCCTTAATGATGCTCAATACATAAAGATAAAGTCCATCAATGATTTGAACAATTTTGAACAAACCGAGAGGGTCGTCATTGAGGAGTTTCTTCGGTCACGACCCTGGTGGTTGGATTAG
- a CDS encoding sugar phosphate nucleotidyltransferase, which translates to MKSYDAIILAGGLATRLRPLSYSRPKPLLPVLDREIIDWIMESITRIPLNRVFISIRYMGDLIKEHMEKVWSEFKDRLIFVMENKPLGDAGPISLINEKYELTDTFLVVYGDILSNIDANALVNFHEKMGGTATITLTRVDDVSRYGVAQLDETNRIINFIEKPKQYVGSNLINAGFYVFTKEIIKLIPKNPENQVKLAIDVIPKLLRMGEVYGYIHNGLWFDIGTPEDYMRANFSVLTNRCRDVNNGCINIDLPSTVTIQPPVYLGPNVTIGSSTEIGPNVIIHRNTKVGNTVKVVNSLIFEGSSLCDGVYVSGSIIGSNTYIGKWARVEDGSVIGDGVYIKDSVFIAKNTKIGPYREIMEPIYREGEIIL; encoded by the coding sequence ATGAAGAGCTATGATGCAATAATATTAGCTGGCGGATTAGCAACGAGACTTAGACCCCTTAGTTACTCACGTCCTAAACCCCTCCTGCCAGTGCTTGATAGGGAGATAATTGATTGGATCATGGAGTCCATAACGAGAATACCGCTAAACAGGGTCTTCATATCGATAAGGTACATGGGTGACCTAATTAAGGAGCACATGGAGAAGGTATGGAGCGAATTTAAGGATAGGCTAATATTCGTAATGGAAAATAAACCACTTGGTGATGCTGGCCCAATATCACTAATTAATGAAAAGTATGAACTCACGGATACGTTTCTCGTGGTCTACGGAGACATACTCAGCAATATAGATGCAAATGCTCTCGTAAACTTTCATGAAAAAATGGGCGGCACAGCCACAATAACCCTCACCAGAGTAGACGATGTATCTAGGTATGGAGTTGCTCAACTAGATGAAACCAATAGGATAATAAACTTCATTGAAAAGCCCAAGCAATACGTTGGCTCCAACTTAATAAATGCTGGATTTTACGTATTTACGAAGGAAATTATTAAGTTAATACCGAAAAATCCAGAAAACCAGGTTAAGCTTGCCATTGACGTTATACCAAAGCTATTGAGGATGGGTGAGGTTTATGGATATATACACAATGGTCTATGGTTCGATATTGGGACACCCGAGGACTACATGAGGGCTAACTTCAGCGTTTTAACGAACAGGTGCAGGGATGTTAATAATGGCTGTATAAATATTGACTTGCCATCAACAGTTACCATACAGCCTCCCGTTTATTTAGGGCCTAACGTTACTATTGGAAGCAGCACAGAGATTGGGCCGAACGTTATAATACACAGGAATACTAAGGTTGGGAATACGGTCAAGGTAGTGAATTCGCTCATTTTTGAGGGATCCTCATTATGTGATGGTGTTTACGTATCGGGAAGCATCATTGGGAGTAATACGTACATCGGCAAATGGGCTAGGGTTGAGGATGGGTCTGTAATTGGTGATGGCGTTTATATAAAGGATTCCGTGTTTATAGCTAAGAATACGAAGATTGGGCCCTATAGGGAGATAATGGAGCCAATATATAGGGAGGGCGAGATCATTTTATAA